From one Cloacibacillus sp. genomic stretch:
- a CDS encoding phenylalanine--tRNA ligase subunit alpha, whose amino-acid sequence MQEHDGTKGPQGGDGGLLEHLEKIKEAGLEKIAQSSLPDQLQLVRANLIGRKGELTEILKSVGQAAPELRKVLGQAANEVKQIISEAVENRNSELLDTLSAFEGAADITVPGIEPFQGGLHPVTQMCYDLNDAFRSLGFEVFAEPEITSEKFAFDNLNFAPEHPARESMDTYWLKGHDDERGAKRLCLRPHLTGASVRYLREHGAPARFVYPGRVYRNETTDARHERAFFQYEALIVDKDFSFASGMVLIKTILEKVFGHEVDVRMRVGFFPFVEPGFEIDMKCQVCGGAGCRVCKHVGWIEVMPGGTPHPNVLKAAGLDPSVWSGFYINIGLDRLVMMRYGVDDVRLFHSADLRFLKQFK is encoded by the coding sequence ATGCAGGAACACGATGGAACTAAGGGGCCGCAGGGCGGAGACGGCGGCCTTCTTGAACACCTTGAGAAGATAAAAGAGGCGGGACTGGAAAAGATAGCGCAAAGTTCTCTGCCCGATCAACTACAGCTGGTCCGCGCTAACCTTATCGGACGCAAGGGCGAGCTGACAGAGATATTGAAGAGCGTGGGACAGGCCGCGCCAGAGCTTCGCAAGGTGCTGGGACAGGCGGCCAACGAGGTGAAGCAGATCATCAGCGAAGCGGTGGAGAACCGCAATTCGGAGCTGCTGGACACGCTCTCCGCCTTTGAGGGAGCCGCGGATATCACGGTTCCCGGCATTGAGCCGTTTCAGGGGGGGCTGCATCCGGTCACACAGATGTGCTACGATCTTAACGACGCCTTCCGTTCTCTCGGCTTCGAGGTCTTTGCCGAGCCCGAGATAACGAGCGAGAAGTTTGCCTTTGACAACCTGAATTTCGCTCCCGAGCATCCGGCCCGCGAGAGTATGGACACCTACTGGCTCAAGGGACACGACGATGAGCGCGGCGCGAAGCGGCTGTGTCTGCGTCCGCATCTCACGGGGGCCAGCGTCCGCTACCTCCGCGAGCACGGAGCGCCCGCGCGTTTCGTCTACCCGGGCCGCGTCTACCGCAATGAGACGACGGACGCCCGCCACGAGCGCGCCTTTTTCCAGTATGAGGCGCTCATCGTCGATAAGGATTTTTCTTTTGCCTCCGGCATGGTCCTGATTAAGACGATACTTGAAAAGGTTTTCGGCCACGAGGTCGACGTGCGTATGCGTGTCGGATTTTTCCCCTTCGTCGAGCCGGGTTTTGAGATAGACATGAAGTGTCAGGTCTGCGGCGGCGCGGGCTGCCGCGTCTGTAAGCATGTCGGCTGGATAGAGGTGATGCCGGGCGGCACGCCGCACCCCAACGTGCTCAAGGCGGCGGGACTGGACCCATCTGTATGGTCGGGCTTTTATATCAATATCGGCCTTGACCGTCTTGTGATGATGCGTTACGGCGTGGACGACGTACGTCTCTTCCACAGCGCCGACCTGCGTTTCCTGAAGCAGTTCAAGTAG
- a CDS encoding CvpA family protein, with protein sequence MSLSGWNYWDIFFIILGCYFIIRGSFRGFVGEVITLVGFLASFYLSFHYSGGIGRFLSVTMGLNAYMAQAAAAVLIWLSVTLIAAMLRMILKSLIGAASLGGIDKLLGLFSGVIKSVIVVYVVITGGLLLAPVVTPTWMSQSDILRYAGRSWPQFRAMFIDLDLLPEGTTLPDGTLEQILRPYRTGDGGPEGYDPTPGRT encoded by the coding sequence GTGAGCCTTAGCGGCTGGAACTATTGGGATATATTTTTTATCATCCTCGGGTGCTATTTTATCATCCGGGGTTCCTTTCGTGGTTTTGTCGGAGAGGTGATAACGCTTGTGGGCTTTCTCGCCTCGTTTTACCTCTCCTTTCATTACTCCGGGGGAATCGGACGCTTTCTGTCCGTGACGATGGGGCTCAACGCCTATATGGCGCAGGCCGCGGCGGCGGTGCTGATTTGGCTTTCAGTGACGCTCATCGCGGCGATGCTGCGCATGATATTGAAGAGTCTCATCGGCGCGGCAAGTCTCGGAGGGATAGACAAGCTTCTGGGGCTTTTCTCCGGCGTCATCAAGAGCGTGATCGTGGTCTATGTGGTGATAACGGGTGGGCTGCTGCTCGCGCCGGTAGTCACTCCGACCTGGATGTCGCAGAGCGATATCCTGCGTTACGCGGGGCGGAGCTGGCCGCAGTTCCGCGCGATGTTTATCGACCTTGACCTGCTGCCGGAGGGCACGACGCTGCCGGACGGCACGCTGGAGCAGATATTGAGGCCCTACCGGACTGGCGACGGGGGGCCGGAGGGGTATGATCCCACTCCCGGCCGTACTTAA
- the pheT gene encoding phenylalanine--tRNA ligase subunit beta, which translates to MKLSLNWIKKYADLPADLTMAKLSYDLTMSTVEVEDAVSLADNLAGLVVGRILTVEPHPDADKLRVCTVDVGDPAPSTIVCGGVNLAPAQLVAVAKPGAWVKWHGEGDPIEIKPAKLRGVMSFGMICASGEIGLAELFPTTRHSEIMDLSDFEAKPGTPLAEALGLDDIILEIDNKSMTNRPDLWGHYGMARELAAIYKCPLKPIEAAEFTGITEELKVEIKDTERCARYAGLVIENIKNVPSPFELKSLIWRVGMRPINLPVDITNYVMLATGQPTHGFDRKHIAGGIYVRRAYEGEKLQLLDGETLDLTTEDLVIADEKSPVGLAGVMGGKLDSILDDTTELILEVANFEALGIRRTSQRFDVRTEASARYEKSLDPQRVDDAVVIAVEAFKKYFPEMRITAHTDVYPRPLERARVEVDLGFLRRRLGKDISSEEIVGILSLLGFKTEVRGGSLLVEAPSWRSTGDISLPDDILEEVARLMGYENFEFSPPTVLLDRAVNQRVPDMERAIREYLAFRCNMQEVFTYPWIGDEFVAAAGADTEEMLELSTPPAPDEAKLRSTLVPGLLKAVSTNIRYFTDFRLFEMTQVFFNRNFHSVSEAAAEAGELLPEMARHLGGAFVGGDARQLFREAKGVLEYMHRAAQMEPLGFAQLKKPLWADEKLWVNVMKGQEMIGSLALVSPKCAKASGIKRSLAVVFELDVEKLVPLPSRQNEFTHLPEYPLADFDLSIVFDENVAWSEIEAIARKAELVRDVRFIDEYRGAQVGEGRKSVSFRIWVGSDGGTLTSEQIENVSKQVIKKIGKKFGGDVRGAQ; encoded by the coding sequence ATGAAGTTATCATTAAACTGGATAAAGAAATATGCCGACCTTCCTGCCGATCTGACGATGGCCAAGCTCTCATATGATTTGACGATGTCGACGGTGGAGGTCGAGGACGCCGTAAGCCTCGCCGATAATCTCGCGGGGCTTGTCGTGGGGCGCATCCTGACCGTGGAACCGCATCCCGACGCCGATAAGCTGCGCGTCTGCACGGTGGACGTGGGCGACCCCGCGCCCTCGACGATCGTCTGCGGCGGCGTGAATCTCGCCCCCGCGCAGCTCGTCGCCGTGGCGAAGCCCGGCGCCTGGGTGAAGTGGCACGGCGAGGGTGACCCCATCGAGATAAAGCCCGCGAAGCTGCGCGGCGTGATGAGCTTCGGCATGATCTGCGCCTCGGGCGAGATCGGTCTCGCGGAGCTTTTCCCGACGACGCGGCACTCTGAAATAATGGATCTCAGCGATTTTGAAGCGAAACCTGGCACGCCTCTCGCCGAGGCTCTGGGCCTTGACGATATCATTCTTGAGATAGACAACAAATCGATGACGAACCGCCCCGACCTGTGGGGCCACTATGGAATGGCGCGCGAGCTTGCCGCCATTTACAAGTGCCCGCTGAAGCCGATCGAGGCGGCGGAGTTCACCGGCATAACGGAGGAGCTGAAGGTCGAGATAAAGGATACGGAGCGCTGCGCCCGTTACGCCGGCCTTGTGATAGAGAATATCAAAAACGTCCCTTCTCCCTTTGAGCTCAAGAGCCTGATTTGGCGCGTTGGTATGCGTCCCATCAATCTTCCCGTGGATATCACGAACTATGTGATGCTTGCCACGGGGCAGCCGACCCACGGCTTCGACCGGAAGCATATCGCGGGCGGCATCTATGTGCGCCGCGCCTATGAGGGAGAGAAGCTGCAGCTGCTTGACGGAGAGACGCTCGACCTCACGACGGAGGACCTCGTCATCGCCGACGAGAAGTCGCCGGTGGGGCTTGCGGGGGTCATGGGCGGAAAGCTCGACTCGATTCTGGATGATACGACGGAGCTTATCTTAGAGGTCGCGAACTTCGAGGCTCTCGGCATCCGCCGTACTTCGCAGCGCTTTGACGTGCGCACGGAGGCCTCGGCGCGTTATGAGAAGAGCCTTGACCCGCAGCGCGTTGACGACGCGGTGGTGATCGCAGTGGAGGCCTTCAAAAAATATTTCCCCGAGATGCGGATAACGGCCCATACGGATGTCTATCCACGGCCGCTTGAAAGGGCCCGGGTCGAGGTGGATCTCGGCTTCCTGCGCAGGCGTCTGGGAAAGGATATCTCCTCGGAGGAGATCGTCGGTATTCTCTCGCTGCTCGGCTTCAAGACCGAGGTTCGCGGCGGCAGCCTCCTCGTTGAAGCGCCCTCGTGGCGTTCCACGGGCGATATTTCGCTGCCCGACGATATTCTCGAAGAGGTCGCGCGCCTCATGGGCTATGAGAATTTTGAGTTCTCGCCGCCGACGGTGCTGCTCGACAGGGCGGTCAATCAGCGGGTCCCCGATATGGAGCGCGCGATACGCGAGTATCTCGCCTTCCGCTGCAATATGCAGGAGGTTTTCACCTATCCGTGGATCGGGGACGAGTTTGTCGCCGCCGCCGGCGCGGATACGGAGGAGATGCTTGAACTTTCGACGCCGCCCGCGCCCGACGAGGCGAAACTGCGCTCCACGCTCGTCCCCGGCCTGCTGAAGGCGGTGTCGACGAATATCCGCTATTTCACGGATTTCCGCCTCTTTGAGATGACGCAGGTCTTTTTCAACCGGAATTTCCACAGCGTCAGCGAGGCGGCCGCGGAGGCCGGAGAGCTTCTTCCCGAGATGGCGCGCCACCTCGGAGGGGCCTTCGTAGGCGGCGACGCGAGGCAGCTCTTCCGCGAGGCCAAGGGTGTGCTGGAGTATATGCACCGCGCCGCGCAGATGGAGCCGCTTGGCTTTGCCCAGCTGAAGAAGCCTCTGTGGGCCGATGAGAAGCTCTGGGTCAACGTCATGAAGGGGCAGGAGATGATCGGATCGCTCGCGCTCGTTTCTCCGAAGTGCGCCAAGGCCTCCGGCATCAAGCGCAGCCTCGCGGTGGTCTTCGAGCTGGATGTTGAAAAGCTGGTTCCGCTGCCCTCGCGCCAGAACGAGTTTACCCATCTGCCGGAGTACCCGCTCGCGGATTTCGACCTTTCGATCGTCTTTGACGAGAATGTGGCCTGGTCGGAGATCGAGGCCATCGCGAGAAAGGCCGAGCTTGTCAGGGATGTGAGGTTTATCGACGAGTACCGCGGCGCGCAGGTGGGAGAGGGACGCAAATCAGTCTCATTCAGGATCTGGGTCGGCTCCGACGGTGGGACTCTCACCTCCGAGCAGATAGAGAATGTTTCAAAACAGGTAATCAAAAAGATCGGCAAAAAATTCGGCGGCGATGTCCGCGGAGCACAATAG